From the Butyrivibrio fibrisolvens genome, one window contains:
- a CDS encoding PhoH family protein: MKKTYVIDTNVLIQAPYALECFEDNNLVLPLVVLEELDRLKNADGEKGANARAAVRYLENLRMNGDLLKGVELKGGGSVRVEKNCINVELPEDLPDDKADNRILQVCKGLIVENQEGQQIVLVTKDLLLRIKAHIIGIKAEDFTTEQITDEDELYTGRNEVFVPEEEIDNFKKDGIPVECLYDTDEQGERVELIFHENEFVILKPDQSDRKSLLGRIHNGKVVPLKYKKCKPYGVTPRNVGQYFMQEALMASAQEAPLVIIKGMAGTAKTFYSLAVGLEKVFNNVTGEYRRIIVCRPNAQFDDDIGFLPGDEQEKIAPLMRPIIDNLEQILDSDEAERYEDEEQLSDKIAEIFDRGIIQTEALNFIRGRSIAKTYLIIDEAQNMTPNQAKGIITRAGKDTKIILLGDPNQIDKPFLDKRTNGLSYAAKCMKDSPYCWQLTLSAEECERSSLAMDAIKRL, encoded by the coding sequence ATGAAGAAGACATATGTAATCGACACTAATGTTCTGATTCAGGCTCCGTACGCGCTTGAATGCTTCGAGGACAATAACCTTGTACTTCCACTGGTAGTACTCGAAGAGCTTGACAGACTCAAGAATGCAGATGGTGAGAAAGGAGCTAATGCTAGGGCTGCAGTACGTTATCTTGAAAACTTGAGGATGAACGGGGATCTATTAAAAGGAGTTGAACTAAAAGGAGGAGGAAGTGTCAGGGTTGAAAAGAACTGCATAAATGTAGAGCTTCCGGAAGACCTTCCTGATGACAAAGCAGATAACAGAATCCTCCAGGTATGTAAGGGCCTTATAGTTGAAAACCAGGAAGGCCAGCAGATAGTACTGGTAACCAAAGATCTTCTGCTTAGGATCAAAGCCCATATCATAGGTATCAAGGCAGAAGACTTCACAACAGAGCAGATAACAGATGAAGACGAACTCTACACAGGACGAAATGAAGTATTTGTACCTGAAGAAGAGATCGACAATTTCAAAAAAGACGGGATACCTGTAGAATGCCTGTATGATACAGACGAGCAGGGAGAAAGAGTCGAACTTATTTTCCATGAAAATGAATTTGTAATACTAAAGCCGGATCAGTCAGACAGGAAGTCACTTCTTGGACGAATACATAATGGCAAAGTCGTACCTTTAAAGTACAAAAAGTGTAAGCCTTACGGAGTAACCCCAAGAAACGTAGGACAGTACTTCATGCAGGAAGCCCTTATGGCAAGTGCTCAAGAAGCACCTCTTGTAATAATAAAAGGTATGGCCGGCACCGCCAAGACCTTCTATTCACTTGCAGTAGGCCTTGAGAAGGTATTCAACAATGTAACCGGCGAATACAGAAGGATCATAGTATGTCGTCCAAACGCACAGTTTGATGATGATATAGGCTTCCTTCCGGGAGACGAGCAGGAGAAGATAGCTCCTCTCATGAGGCCTATAATCGATAACCTTGAACAGATCCTTGACTCCGATGAAGCAGAAAGGTACGAAGACGAAGAACAACTTTCTGACAAGATAGCTGAGATCTTCGATAGAGGCATCATCCAGACAGAAGCCCTTAACTTCATCAGAGGCCGCTCCATTGCCAAGACCTATCTCATCATAGATGAAGCTCAGAATATGACCCCTAATCAGGCTAAGGGTATCATCACAAGAGCAGGTAAGGATACCAAGATAATACTCCTTGGTGATCCCAACCAGATTGATAAGCCCTTCCTTGATAAAAGAACTAACGGCCTATCCTATGCAGCCAAGTGTATGAAAGACAGCCCTTACTGCTGGCAGCTGACCCTGTCCGCAGAAGAATGCGAAAGATCCAGCCTTGCAATGGATGCGATCAAGAGATTATAA